ATTGAGTCCGGGGTACCACACCATCTTGGACAAAGTAACTGGGGCTTAGTTTACCCGCCGCCGCAAAGGCCGCTTTTCTTCCTTTCCACATTTTTAGGCGGGTTTCTTGGTCGTAGGCGATCGCCGTGTTGCGGGCTCCATTGTTGCGGCAAATTTCTTCTACTTTGGCTTGGTTTAATTCCACTTCGATGGGCAGACCGTCCAGTTCCACTAACAAAATGGCCGCCGCATCCCTGGGGTAACAATTGGTGGCCACCACGTCTTCCACCGCATTGATGCTGAAATTGTCCATAATTTCCATGCCCGCTGGGACGATGCCCGCCGCAATGATATCGGCCACGGATTGGGCGGTGGCTTCGAGAGAAAGAAAATCCGCCAATACGACACAGATAGATTCTGGGGTTTTGAGAATTTTTAGGGTGATTTCTGTGGCGATGCCTAGGGTTCCTTCGGAACCAACAAATAAACCGGTTAAATCGTAGCCCGGCGTTTCGGGGACTTGCCCCCCTACTTCCACAATGGAGCCATCGGGAATAACCAGTTTCAAGCCCAGCACATGGTTGGTGGTGGTGCCATATTTCAAACAATGAACTCCACCGGAATTTTCCGCAATATTACCGCCAATGGAGCAGACAATCTGACTGGAAGGATCAGGGGCATAGTAAAAGCCAGCCCCACTAACGGTTTGGGTAACCCAGTTATTCACCACCCCCGGCTGGACAACAATGGTCTGGTTGTCGTAATCTACTGCCAAAATTTGCCGCATGCGAGTGGTGACAATCAATAGGCTATCGGCCCCCGGCAAGGCTCCCCCCGATAACCCTGTGCCAGCCCCCCTGGCAATCCAAGGAATTTGGCGATCGTGACAAAGTTTCACTATTGTGGCTACCTGTTCCGTTGTGCGGGGCAAAACCACCAGGGCCGGCCGTTGTCGATAACCCGTTAAACCGTCGCATTCGTAGGTGAATAGCTCGTCTTTGCGTTTAATTACTCCATCCTGGCCAACAATTTTTTCGAGCTGGGGAATAATATCGGTAACGGCGTTGACGGGGGAGAAAATGGCCATGGTGGGGAAGGGAAAAGTACCTATGCCAAATTCTAGTGGATTTTGCGGTGGACAGCAGCGTCAGTAGTACAATAGGGAAACTAGCTAGCGAAATTACGATTATTTTCAGCTATCCATTTGTTCGGCCCAAACCCTCGTCAAATTTTCCCAAATATGAGCGAAGATTCCCCCAAACCAGAAAAAAAAGAACCTGTTCCTCCTACGCCCCTACGATGTTTGGTCGGTTCCGGCATTTCCGCGACCTTAGCTTGGGGTTTATATCTTTTGACTTCGGCGATCGCCGTTAGTTTTGCCAGTAAGCCGGTGTTGTCTGATAAGCCCATTGTCCAGCGCATTGCTTCGGCGGTGAGAACTTTGGTGCTGGGATTAGCTTCCATGGGCACCTTTATTTTTGCCTTTGTGGCGATCGGCTTAATTTTGTTGATGGTTCAGTTAATTCTGCAAAAACAACCCGACCGTAATAATGGGGAAAGTTAGCTGGGGGAGTTTAGTTTTTCCAATCAACTTTAACGAAAAATCACCGTAAGAGCGTGCTTGAAAAGCCCCCAGCTCTAGCCATGGGGAGCATGTAAACCATGCAATTTGTAAAGTTGTGGAGCTAATTTCCCTCGTTATCTCTTCCATTTTAAACAATTGATGGCCTAATTTAAATAAAGGATGCCCACGGCTAAGCCAATAATCATAGTAATAGCTATTAAAACTGAACTAAAAATCATAAAATTTCTGTCGAACTTGATAAACTGAGATACGAGTTTGTTTAATTTTGGATCATCGAATGAATCCATACTGTTGGAAAGTTTAATCAATGGTTTTAGGCGTTTATATCCCTTTGAATAGGCCATATTGCCAACGTCTGGTTTCTGACGTATTTCCTCATAAATGTCCGGGTAATATTTTTTAATATATTCCATCAATTGATTATATTCTTGCAAATATTTGTAATTTAAAATGCAGACAGTAGCAGAAAAGACTAAAAGATAAAAAGCTATTGCCACTGGCACCGTAAGTTGTCCAATCTGAACTTTTCGACTGAAAATGGTAGTTATCTGATTAAAAGATGACATTTAATTCCGACCTCCAATGAGTGATTGTAAGCAGATGATTATTCTGAGTTAAGTGTATATCTTAATAACAAACATTGGGTTGCTAATGTAATTTGAACAGAAACTAAAGAAATCATCATTTTCTTAATTTAAATTCACTATTTTACCATTGCCATTGGTCGGCACGGGAGTGTATAAATGGCACTACCATATTGTTGAAAAACTAGACAAGCTCAGAGAACTGTATCTGTTTTTATGGCTGAGTTTGTCAGGATATGGACAAAGTTAGCCTAGTCTTTTGCCACGGCCATTTCTTATTGGGATAAAAGCGATGAGTTATCTGAACCTAGACACATTCATGACATTGGTTTTACCTAAACTCTTACGCATGACCCTGGTTAGTTTTGTAATTGCCAGTGTTGTGGGGTCAGTGGTGGGCTGGATCGCTACTCTAATTTGGCGGGGAAAAAATTTATCGGATTTATCAGATTCTCCCAACCCCAGGGGATGGTTAATCAAACCGGCCATATTTGGCTCCTTCATTGGTATGGTACTCATCGGCCTATTACCCATCGAAGCGAATCCAGCTTCCCTTGTTGGTGGCCCCTATTCGGGGCTGTGGTTTTTGATGATGTTTGTGTTTTTAGCTCCCCTCGGTTCCATTGCTGGGGCCGTTATCGGTGCAACCCTGGGAACTAAGCAGTTTTCTCAAATTAAGCGGGAAAAGTTAATTGGCATTGTTTTACTGTTAACCTACTTTTTTGCCACTGTTGTCCTTTATGTTGGCCTGGCTCCCCCGGCATTGGTCATGGAAAAACCGACCGGAAATGATCCTTTTCCGGTGGTAGGTGAACTGAAGGGTTATGAAAGTGGGCCTAAAGACCTTGCCCTCAGTGATAACGGTCAACAACTGGCGGTGGTAACGGTGCGATATGGGGAAGACAAGGTTGAAATTTGGGATTTGCCCCGCAAAAAGGTTTTATATTCCTTTAAGACCAAGCCCAATAGCTCAGTAACCCTAAAAGATATTCTTTCATCTCTAGAATTTAGCAAGGATGGCCAACAGTTAATCACTGCGGCTGTTCAGCAAGTGCAGGTGCGGGATTTAACCAACGGTGCAGTGCAAATGCGCTTAGAAGGAGGAGAATTAGCCTATCCGATCGCCGATAATAAGCTGGTAACGTTGGCGTCGGTGGATGCCTGGGCAAATGAGCCAGAACCCCATAACATCAAGGTTTGGGACTTAGACACCGGGAAATTATTGCAAACCATTAATGCCGATCTGGCCCCCACGGAACGATTCAGTGTGCCCATTGCAATTAGTCCTGATGGTCGTTTAGTGGCTTTTCCCCCCGGACTTTATAGCGATCGCATTGAAATTTGGGATATAGGCAACCAGAAACAAGTTACAGCCCTAACCAGTAACCAGCCAGCGGGGGTTTTGTCCCTGGCATTTTCCCCGGATGGAGAACAATTGGCCGTTGCTCTGGGTCAAGGTGCCCCCCTTTCCGTTTGGGATTGGCGATCGCCAAAGCAAGTCAAGACCATTGCCAAGGCTGACCGGGCTGAAGTTTTGTATTGGACGGAACAGGGAATTTTTGTGGGTAGCGATGGTGCTTTCCAGGTGTGGGATCCACAAACGGGAGAGGCTCGGCAAAAGCTGGATTTACAACCAACAGAGGAAAGGGCAAAGAGTGATCTCCGATTTCCCCTTGGCCCCTCGGCTCTGAGCGCTGACCGTACAACTCTGGCGGTTTATATTCCTCAACAAGGTATCCGGGTCTGGCGGGTTGAGGTGGCCCCAAAAAAGCGGACAGGGGAGAAAGCTCTAAACTAAAAACCGCAACCGAGGAAAGTTTATGAGCCAAAAGAAAAGACAGTATAGCGCCGAATTCAATGCCACTTTGGCCTTGCAAGC
The genomic region above belongs to Synechocystis sp. PCC 6803 substr. PCC-P and contains:
- the glcD gene encoding glycolate oxidase subunit GlcD, translated to MAIFSPVNAVTDIIPQLEKIVGQDGVIKRKDELFTYECDGLTGYRQRPALVVLPRTTEQVATIVKLCHDRQIPWIARGAGTGLSGGALPGADSLLIVTTRMRQILAVDYDNQTIVVQPGVVNNWVTQTVSGAGFYYAPDPSSQIVCSIGGNIAENSGGVHCLKYGTTTNHVLGLKLVIPDGSIVEVGGQVPETPGYDLTGLFVGSEGTLGIATEITLKILKTPESICVVLADFLSLEATAQSVADIIAAGIVPAGMEIMDNFSINAVEDVVATNCYPRDAAAILLVELDGLPIEVELNQAKVEEICRNNGARNTAIAYDQETRLKMWKGRKAAFAAAGKLSPSYFVQDGVVPRTQLVQILSDINDLSKKYGFAIANVFHAGDGNLHPLILYDQKVPGAWEKVEELGGEILKRCVELGGSLSGEHGIGIDKNCFMPNMFNEVDLETMQWVRQCFNPDNLANPGKLFPTPRSCGEVANAQRLNLGQDKKMEEIY
- a CDS encoding DUF3082 domain-containing protein, coding for MSEDSPKPEKKEPVPPTPLRCLVGSGISATLAWGLYLLTSAIAVSFASKPVLSDKPIVQRIASAVRTLVLGLASMGTFIFAFVAIGLILLMVQLILQKQPDRNNGES
- a CDS encoding WD40 repeat domain-containing protein, encoding MTLVLPKLLRMTLVSFVIASVVGSVVGWIATLIWRGKNLSDLSDSPNPRGWLIKPAIFGSFIGMVLIGLLPIEANPASLVGGPYSGLWFLMMFVFLAPLGSIAGAVIGATLGTKQFSQIKREKLIGIVLLLTYFFATVVLYVGLAPPALVMEKPTGNDPFPVVGELKGYESGPKDLALSDNGQQLAVVTVRYGEDKVEIWDLPRKKVLYSFKTKPNSSVTLKDILSSLEFSKDGQQLITAAVQQVQVRDLTNGAVQMRLEGGELAYPIADNKLVTLASVDAWANEPEPHNIKVWDLDTGKLLQTINADLAPTERFSVPIAISPDGRLVAFPPGLYSDRIEIWDIGNQKQVTALTSNQPAGVLSLAFSPDGEQLAVALGQGAPLSVWDWRSPKQVKTIAKADRAEVLYWTEQGIFVGSDGAFQVWDPQTGEARQKLDLQPTEERAKSDLRFPLGPSALSADRTTLAVYIPQQGIRVWRVEVAPKKRTGEKALN